The following are encoded in a window of Thermoanaerobaculia bacterium genomic DNA:
- a CDS encoding cupin domain-containing protein: MTGTRLIGMFLTVPFLAAAEPPAVEKRGQTVVTKLEHVAAGPLAELNGRYKLRVSEVTYRPGGFIGDHHHAGPGIRCVQSGELTYVESGQTSVFRSGDCFFESGDMTHTARNDGDRPIVLLNFEVLPRDWEGPTAIPVPR, encoded by the coding sequence ATGACCGGGACACGACTCATCGGGATGTTCCTCACGGTTCCCTTCCTGGCGGCGGCCGAGCCGCCGGCCGTCGAGAAGCGGGGCCAGACGGTCGTGACGAAACTCGAGCACGTCGCGGCGGGGCCCCTGGCGGAGCTGAACGGCAGGTACAAGCTCCGCGTCTCCGAGGTGACGTACCGTCCCGGGGGGTTCATCGGAGATCACCACCATGCGGGGCCGGGAATCCGGTGCGTCCAGTCCGGCGAGCTGACGTACGTCGAATCGGGGCAGACGTCGGTGTTCCGGAGCGGCGACTGTTTCTTCGAGTCCGGAGACATGACCCACACGGCGCGCAACGACGGAGATCGGCCGATCGTTCTCCTGAATTTCGAGGTCCTCCCGAGGGACTGGGAGGGCCCGACGGCGATTCCG
- the lysS gene encoding lysine--tRNA ligase: MNDETPPPDTGEGELIRNRRKNLEAICALGHRPYPNFFPESRSVSAVVAEHESHDGPHLEAHPDRVATAGRVRALRTAGKAGFLDLWDGSSKIQIYVKRDVVGDEGFALYQLLDLGDWIGVEGPVFRTRAGELSIKAEKLSFLAKGLRPLPDKWHGLQNLEERYRRRYVDLVVNPDSRGVFERRAKIVSFLRRFLDARGYLEVETPMMQPIAGGAAARPFVTRHNALDMELYLRIAPELYLKRLVVGGIPRVYEINRNFRNEGISTRHNPEFTMLEFYQAYARAETLMALTEELFSEMAVVVTGSEETPWSGETISWKAPFARYTMREAVLAFSRNHPKGPVGERELETADALLAAAQRIGTERPNRFRGQKGKLLAEIFEAVAEDHLVQPTFIHEFPTEISPLSKQRPDAPEWVERFELYAGGMEIANGFSELNDPDEQARRFREQMEAKAGGDLEAMPYDHDYVEALEYGMPPTAGEGIGVDRVTMLFTDRSSIRDVILFPLMRPR; this comes from the coding sequence ATGAACGACGAAACCCCGCCTCCGGACACCGGAGAAGGCGAGCTGATCCGGAACCGGCGGAAGAATCTCGAGGCGATCTGCGCGCTGGGCCATCGCCCGTACCCGAATTTCTTCCCCGAGAGCCGATCGGTTTCGGCCGTCGTCGCCGAGCACGAATCGCACGACGGCCCGCACCTGGAGGCGCATCCGGACCGGGTCGCGACGGCGGGCCGGGTGCGCGCGCTCCGGACCGCCGGCAAGGCCGGGTTCCTCGACCTCTGGGACGGCTCGTCGAAGATCCAGATCTACGTCAAGCGCGACGTCGTGGGAGACGAAGGGTTCGCCCTCTACCAGCTCCTCGACCTCGGAGACTGGATCGGCGTCGAGGGGCCGGTCTTCCGCACGCGCGCCGGAGAACTTTCGATCAAGGCGGAGAAGCTCTCGTTCCTCGCCAAGGGGCTCCGCCCGCTTCCGGACAAGTGGCACGGGCTGCAGAACCTGGAGGAGCGTTACCGCCGCCGGTACGTGGATCTCGTCGTGAACCCCGATTCCCGCGGCGTCTTCGAGCGGCGGGCGAAGATCGTGTCGTTCCTCCGGCGGTTCCTGGACGCGCGCGGCTATCTCGAGGTCGAGACGCCGATGATGCAGCCGATCGCCGGCGGGGCCGCCGCGCGGCCGTTCGTCACGCGGCACAACGCGCTCGACATGGAGCTCTACCTCCGGATCGCGCCCGAGCTGTACCTCAAGCGCCTCGTCGTCGGCGGGATTCCGCGGGTCTACGAGATCAACCGGAACTTCCGGAACGAGGGGATCTCGACGCGGCACAACCCCGAGTTCACGATGCTCGAGTTCTACCAGGCCTACGCCCGCGCGGAGACGCTGATGGCGCTCACCGAGGAGCTCTTCTCGGAGATGGCGGTCGTGGTGACCGGCTCCGAGGAGACGCCGTGGAGCGGGGAGACGATCTCCTGGAAGGCGCCGTTCGCGCGGTACACGATGCGGGAGGCGGTCCTCGCGTTCTCGAGGAACCATCCGAAAGGTCCCGTCGGGGAGCGGGAGCTCGAAACGGCCGACGCGCTCCTCGCCGCCGCGCAGCGGATCGGCACCGAGCGCCCGAACCGGTTCCGCGGGCAGAAGGGGAAGCTCCTGGCCGAAATCTTCGAGGCGGTCGCCGAAGACCACCTCGTGCAGCCCACGTTCATCCACGAGTTCCCGACCGAGATCTCGCCGCTTTCGAAGCAGCGCCCCGACGCGCCCGAGTGGGTCGAGCGGTTCGAGCTGTACGCGGGCGGAATGGAGATCGCGAACGGCTTTTCCGAGCTGAACGATCCCGACGAGCAGGCGCGGCGCTTCCGCGAGCAGATGGAGGCGAAGGCGGGCGGCGATCTCGAGGCGATGCCGTACGACCACGACTACGTCGAGGCGCTGGAATACGGAATGCCGCCGACGGCGGGCGAGGGGATCGGCGTGGATCGGGTGACCATGCTGTTCACGGATCGGAGCTCGATCCGGGACGTCATCCTGTTTCCGCTGATGCGACCGAGATAG
- a CDS encoding 2-oxoacid:acceptor oxidoreductase subunit alpha, which produces MSSVVTRESLVPAARPDQPIVNDFSIQVATANGSGSQSSNTILMRTIHQMGIPVSGKNLFPSNIQGLPTWFTIRASKQGYVARRRDVQVLVCMNPETAHEDVRTVAPGAAVVYEESLKLDALRKDLLFYPVPFSKLVLDLCSDGKLRRLVVNMIYVGVLGWLLGLDPAEIAEATGKQFKGKAKAVDLNVGAIYGGWKWAAENLQKRDPFWLERMDQTKGKIILDGNAAAAIGCMFAGVTCVTWYPITPSSSLVESLIDYMKEHRLDPETGKATFAIVQAEDELAAVGMVLGSAWAGARAMTATSGPGISLMSEFVGLGYYAEIPAVIFDIQRVGPSTGLPTRTMQGDILSTYYLSHGDKSHVLLFPASMTECYSMAIDAFDLAERLQTPVFVMSDLDLGMNNWVSEPFPYPDRPIDRGKVLDAAAVAERGGFARYRDVDGDGIPYRTLPGTNHPLAAYFTRGSGHTDRATYSERPEDYVATMDRLARKHDTARSLVPAPEIFGDGKSPLGILAFGSSHYGVIEARDILKAGGIDADYLRLRALPFPAEVLDWVRAHERVYVVEQNRDAQMKSLLTIELAGESGRLRSILHYNGLPLDAQTVVEGVELGEVKL; this is translated from the coding sequence ATGTCGAGCGTCGTAACCCGCGAGAGCCTCGTTCCCGCCGCCCGTCCCGATCAGCCGATCGTGAACGACTTCTCGATCCAGGTGGCCACCGCCAACGGGTCCGGATCGCAGTCGTCGAACACGATCCTGATGCGGACGATCCATCAGATGGGGATCCCGGTTTCCGGGAAGAACCTGTTCCCCTCGAACATCCAGGGCCTCCCGACCTGGTTCACGATCCGCGCGTCGAAGCAGGGCTACGTCGCCCGCCGCCGCGACGTGCAGGTCCTCGTGTGCATGAACCCCGAAACGGCCCACGAGGACGTCCGGACGGTCGCGCCGGGGGCGGCCGTCGTCTACGAGGAGTCGCTGAAGCTCGACGCGCTCCGCAAGGACCTGCTCTTCTACCCGGTGCCGTTCTCGAAGCTGGTCCTCGACCTCTGCTCCGACGGGAAGCTCCGGCGGCTCGTCGTGAACATGATCTACGTCGGGGTGCTCGGGTGGCTGCTCGGCCTCGATCCGGCCGAAATCGCGGAGGCGACCGGGAAGCAGTTCAAGGGGAAAGCCAAGGCGGTGGATCTGAACGTCGGCGCGATCTACGGCGGATGGAAGTGGGCGGCCGAGAACCTCCAGAAGCGAGATCCCTTCTGGCTCGAGCGCATGGACCAGACGAAGGGGAAGATCATCCTCGACGGCAACGCCGCGGCCGCGATCGGCTGCATGTTCGCGGGCGTGACGTGCGTCACCTGGTACCCGATCACCCCGTCCTCCTCGCTCGTCGAATCGCTCATCGACTACATGAAGGAGCACCGCCTCGATCCGGAGACCGGGAAGGCCACCTTCGCGATCGTCCAGGCCGAGGACGAGCTCGCAGCGGTCGGCATGGTGCTCGGGTCCGCCTGGGCGGGCGCCCGGGCGATGACCGCGACCTCGGGGCCGGGAATCTCGCTCATGAGCGAATTCGTCGGGCTCGGCTACTACGCCGAGATTCCCGCGGTCATCTTCGACATCCAGCGGGTGGGCCCCTCGACGGGCCTCCCGACCCGGACGATGCAGGGAGACATCCTCTCGACCTATTACCTCTCCCACGGCGACAAGAGCCACGTTCTCCTCTTCCCCGCGTCGATGACCGAGTGCTACTCGATGGCGATCGACGCGTTCGATCTCGCGGAGAGGCTGCAGACGCCGGTCTTCGTGATGAGCGATCTCGACCTCGGGATGAACAACTGGGTGAGCGAACCGTTCCCGTACCCCGACAGGCCGATCGACCGCGGGAAGGTCCTCGACGCCGCGGCGGTCGCCGAGCGCGGCGGGTTCGCCCGCTACCGCGACGTCGACGGCGACGGCATCCCCTACCGGACGCTTCCCGGAACGAACCATCCCCTCGCGGCCTATTTCACCCGCGGCTCGGGGCACACCGACCGCGCGACCTACTCCGAACGCCCCGAGGACTACGTCGCGACCATGGACCGGCTTGCGCGCAAGCACGACACGGCGCGGTCCCTCGTTCCGGCCCCCGAGATCTTCGGCGACGGGAAGTCCCCGCTCGGAATCCTCGCGTTCGGCTCGTCGCACTACGGCGTGATCGAGGCCCGCGACATCCTGAAGGCCGGGGGCATCGACGCCGACTACCTGCGGCTCCGCGCCCTCCCCTTCCCGGCCGAGGTTCTCGACTGGGTCCGCGCGCACGAGCGCGTCTACGTCGTCGAGCAGAACCGCGACGCGCAGATGAAGAGTCTCCTCACGATCGAGCTCGCGGGCGAGTCCGGCCGCCTGCGCTCGATCCTCCACTACAACGGATTGCCGCTCGACGCGCAGACCGTCGTCGAGGGCGTCGAGCTCGGAGAGGTGAAGCTGTGA
- a CDS encoding 2-oxoacid:ferredoxin oxidoreductase subunit beta: protein MSSVTEPKAPATNRIGLTIKEYGGLKSTLCVGCGHDVITKQITQAFYDMGIEPHRVAKLSGIGCSSKTTAYFVERGHGFNAVHGRMPAVGSGVMLANRSLISIGVSGDGDTASIGAGQFVHLLRRNIPMIYVVENNGVYGLTKGQFSATADLGSKLKNGVINDLPAIDLCGLAIELGCSFVARSFSGDMKQLVALLKAAIAHRGTSLLDVISPCVTFNNHEGSTKSYKWSKDHEEPIQEIGFVPYFEDVTIEQKPGEVQDVQMHDGSKLRLKALRADYDPTDKRKATDLLTEARDKQEFLTGLIYINEKTPDFLTQLHMVDEPLATLPESKTRPPKSALDAIMQELA, encoded by the coding sequence GTGAGCAGCGTGACGGAACCGAAAGCGCCCGCGACGAACCGGATCGGCCTGACGATCAAGGAGTACGGCGGGCTGAAGTCGACGCTCTGCGTCGGCTGCGGGCACGACGTGATCACGAAGCAGATCACGCAGGCGTTCTACGACATGGGCATCGAGCCGCACCGGGTCGCGAAGCTCTCCGGGATCGGCTGCTCCTCGAAGACCACGGCGTATTTCGTCGAGCGCGGCCACGGATTCAACGCGGTTCACGGGCGCATGCCCGCGGTCGGCTCGGGCGTGATGCTCGCCAACCGGTCGCTCATCTCGATCGGCGTCTCGGGGGACGGGGATACGGCCTCGATCGGCGCCGGCCAGTTCGTCCACCTGCTCCGCCGCAACATCCCGATGATCTACGTCGTCGAGAACAACGGCGTGTACGGGCTGACGAAGGGACAGTTCTCGGCGACGGCGGACCTCGGCTCGAAGCTGAAGAACGGCGTCATCAACGACCTTCCCGCGATCGACCTCTGCGGCCTCGCGATCGAGCTCGGCTGTTCGTTCGTCGCCCGATCGTTCTCCGGCGACATGAAACAGCTCGTCGCGCTCCTGAAGGCCGCGATCGCGCACCGCGGGACGAGCCTTCTCGACGTCATCTCGCCGTGCGTCACGTTCAACAACCACGAGGGCTCGACGAAGTCCTACAAGTGGTCGAAGGACCACGAGGAGCCGATCCAGGAGATCGGGTTTGTCCCCTATTTCGAGGACGTCACGATCGAGCAGAAGCCCGGCGAGGTGCAGGACGTCCAGATGCACGACGGGTCGAAGCTCCGGCTGAAGGCGCTGCGCGCCGACTACGACCCGACCGACAAGCGCAAGGCGACGGATCTCCTGACCGAGGCGCGCGACAAGCAGGAGTTCCTGACCGGGCTGATCTACATCAACGAGAAGACGCCCGACTTCCTGACGCAGCTCCACATGGTGGACGAGCCGCTCGCCACCCTCCCCGAGTCGAAGACCCGTCCCCCGAAGTCGGCGCTCGACGCGATCATGCAGGAGCTCGCGTAG